The genomic window AATATTGAGGCGGCTGTATATACACTGGCTCCATTCGATCTTCTCTATCTCGGAATAAACTGCGCCACAGGTCCCGAGTTTATGACCGACCATCTCCGGACGCTTTCTGATATTTATCCCGGTTTTGTGGCTGTAGTTCCGAACGCAGGACTTCCGAACGTCGATGGGGAGTACGATGAAACCGCACAGCAACTGTCGGACATAATAGAACGGTTCGCAAAGAACGGGTGGGTGAACCTCGTCGGCGGCTGCTGCGGGACAACCGATGAATATGTCAGGATGATGAAGGAAAAGGTCTCAAAATTCAGCCCGAGAGCGCTGCCGGAAGAACTCGACAAATCGGCAATGGCGGGCGCTGAGGCTTTGGTGCTTGAAGAGGACAACAGACCGGTTCTCGTCGGGGAACGGACGAACGTCATCGGCTCGAAAAAGTTTAAGAAACTTATCACCGAGAACAGGTACGAGGAGGCAGCGGAGGTAGGTCGCTCACAAGCTCGCAGCGGGGCGGGGATATTGGACCTATGCACGGCAAACCCGGACAGGATAGAATTGGACGACTTCCTGAAAACCCTGAAACCTCTACTCCGAAAGACGAGAACTCCGATAATGATCGACACAACAGATTCCGATGTAGTGGAGGCTTCTTTGAAAAGCATCGGCGGCAGACCCGCAATCAATTCGGTGAACTTTGAGGACGGTGAGGAAAAGATCCGGCAGGTTGCGTCGCTCGCAAAGAAATACGGAGCGACCCTTGTGGTCGGATTGATCGATGAGGACCCCGATCAGGGAATGGCGATAACGGTAGAGCGAAAATTAGAAATAGCCGGGAGGGCGCATCGATTACTGACGGGCGAGATGGGATTTTCCGATGGAGAGATAATATTCGATCCGCTGGTTTTCCCCTGCGGGACCGGTGATAAGAACTATGTAGGTTCAGCCGAACAGACTATACTCGGCGTCAAGGCGATAAAGGAAAAATTCCCCTTATCGAAGACCGTATTAGGTATTTCGAACGTTTCTTTCGGTCTTCCAAAAGAGGGAAGGGAAGTGCTGAACGGAGTGTTTTTGTATCACTGCATACAAGCCGGACTTGATTTCGCAATTGTGAACGCAACAGGTTTGAAAAGATACGCGAGTATCCCCGATGAAGAGAGGGAGCTGTCCCTTGATCTGCTCAATAACAGGCGGGATGACGCGATTGAAAGGTTTGCCGATTTTTACAGGGAGGCGCGACCCTCGATGGAAGAATCGGTGAAAGATATGCCCGTCAAGGAAAGAATCGAGTATGCGGTCATCGAGGGGGTCAGGGAAAATCTGATAGAAAATATTGACGAACTCTTAAAAGACGACAAACCGCTCGACATAATCAATGGACCGTTAATGGACGGGATGGCGATAGTCGGCGAAAGGTTCGGCGCTAATCAGCTGATAATCGCAGAGGTTCTCGAAAGCGCCGAAGTGATGAAGGTTGCGGTCAGCTATCTTGAAACCAAATTACCCGAAGGTGAAAAAGCTGCGAGTAAGGGGAAGATAATACTTGCGACCGTCAAGGGAGACGTCCATGATATCGGCAAGAATCTCGTGGATATGATATTTTCGAACAACGGATATGAAATAATAAACCTCGGAATCAAAGTTCCGCCCGAAAAACTCGTTGAGGCGGTCAGGATTCATAATCCAGACATAGTCGGGCTTTCGGGATTATTAGTGAAATCTGCGCAGATGATGGTCACAACCGTCGAGGACTTTAAATTTGCGGGGATAAACACACCTATGATCGTGGGAGGAGCGGCGCTCACGAAAGAATTTACGTTGACACGGATATCACCTGCGTACGGCAATATCGTATTTTACGCAGAAAATGCCATGAAGGGATTATCATTGTGTCACAATCTTCAGGACCCTTCGGAAAAAGAACTGTTGTATGAGAAGTGGCAGGCAAGTCAGGACAGACGGATAGAACGGGCGAAAAAACGGGCTGAAATAAAACCTGAACCGATGCCGGAGGTACTGCCGGGTTGGAAGGAATC from Candidatus Neomarinimicrobiota bacterium includes these protein-coding regions:
- a CDS encoding dihydropteroate synthase, yielding NIEAAVYTLAPFDLLYLGINCATGPEFMTDHLRTLSDIYPGFVAVVPNAGLPNVDGEYDETAQQLSDIIERFAKNGWVNLVGGCCGTTDEYVRMMKEKVSKFSPRALPEELDKSAMAGAEALVLEEDNRPVLVGERTNVIGSKKFKKLITENRYEEAAEVGRSQARSGAGILDLCTANPDRIELDDFLKTLKPLLRKTRTPIMIDTTDSDVVEASLKSIGGRPAINSVNFEDGEEKIRQVASLAKKYGATLVVGLIDEDPDQGMAITVERKLEIAGRAHRLLTGEMGFSDGEIIFDPLVFPCGTGDKNYVGSAEQTILGVKAIKEKFPLSKTVLGISNVSFGLPKEGREVLNGVFLYHCIQAGLDFAIVNATGLKRYASIPDEERELSLDLLNNRRDDAIERFADFYREARPSMEESVKDMPVKERIEYAVIEGVRENLIENIDELLKDDKPLDIINGPLMDGMAIVGERFGANQLIIAEVLESAEVMKVAVSYLETKLPEGEKAASKGKIILATVKGDVHDIGKNLVDMIFSNNGYEIINLGIKVPPEKLVEAVRIHNPDIVGLSGLLVKSAQMMVTTVEDFKFAGINTPMIVGGAALTKEFTLTRISPAYGNIVFYAENAMKGLSLCHNLQDPSEKELLYEKWQASQDRRIERAKKRAEIKPEPMPEVLPGWKESEIPKAPDFEPHIFIPDNLDDVFSYINKKMLYGKHLGLPRPEARLSDGEDKQAQKVRMAVQRVMDKVKQSDWFQPKALYLWVESWSEDNRIFWKSDNGSLRLDLPRQNKDPYACAADWVAPNGTGDSIAIFITTCGKEPNEIALKWKEEGRYLDSFILQALAIETSEALAEMIHKRIRDEWGFPDKEDMTLKEIFKAQYRGIRLSFGYPACPDLEDQAKLFELLQPEKKIGVRLTSGFMMEPEASVSALVFHHPEAHYFRAE